Genomic segment of Verrucomicrobium sp.:
ATGATGGCCGACGTGGAACGGACGGCCGCGCTCGTCGCCGCCATGCGCGCCGCGCTGCCCGCGCATGTCCCCCTCACCTGCAAGATGCGCCTGGGCTGGGATGAGGAGAATCTCACCGCCCCGGAGCTGGCCCGCGCGCTGGAGCAGGCGGGCGCCGCCGCGCTCACCGTCCACGGACGGACGCGCGCCCAGGGCTTCGAGGGGGCGGTCTCCCTCCCCGGCATCGCCAAGGTCGTGGCGGCGGTGAAGGTCCCTGTCTTCGGCAACGGGGACGTGACGACGCCGCAAAGCGCCGCCGCCATGCTGCGGGAGACCGGCTGCGCGGGCCTCTCCATCGGCCGCGGCGCGTTTTACAATCCCTGGATCTTCCGCCACATCGTCCATTATGTGGAGACCGGGGAGGCGCTGCCGGAGCCTTCCTTCGCGGAGCGGGTGGCGGTCATGACGCGCCATCTGGACCTGATGGTGGAGTTCTTCGGCGAGGCGCACGGCTGCCGCCTCTTCCGCAAGGTGGCCCCGTGGTACGCGAAGCGCTTCGGCCCCGCCGCGCCCTTCAACAAGCGGGTGGTGCAGCTTTCCTCCCGCGCGGAGTACGACGCGATCCTGGCCGAATACCTGGCCTGGCGGGGCCAGTTCCTCAACCCCGACGGCACGGTGCAGGACCGCTACGCCCCCGCCGCGCTGCGGGAGAATTTCTCCCGGGAGGAGGGCGTCCCCGCCTCCGCCGCGCGGGAGAAGATCCCCGTCCCTTCCGGCCCGCAGGAGTGGTGGTGAGCCTTGCCCCGGCGGCGGCCCGGCGCTAAACCTACGGGGTGGAAGACACGCCCGCCGAGCATCTGCCGCCGCCCCTGCCCCGGCGCTTCGCCCTGAAGCGGGACCGTCTGGCCGGGGTCCTGGGCCTGGTTTGGGCCGTCCTCGTCGCCCTGCTCTACGCCTGCGGCCTCTTCGACGGGCTGGAAGACAAGGTGCGGGACTGGGAGCAAACAGTCCTCCCCTCCCGCGCGGGGAGCGACGACTTCGCCTTCGTCTCCATCGACCGCGTGCCGACCGACCGTCCCTGGCCCTGGGCCCGGCTGGAATACGCCCTCCTCCTGCGCGCCCTGGTGCCCGTTTCGCCGCAGAGCGTCGTCTTCGAGATCCCGATGCACGACCGCAGCCCGCGCACCGACGCGTTCGACCAGAGCTTCGCCCGGCAGGTGGGCCGTTTCGAGCCGCAGCGGATCGTCTTCGCCGCCTCCGCCATCCAGGCCGAGGCGGGCGCGCCGCAGGGCGGCACCCTGCCCGGTCCCGCCCTCCGCGTCCGGGGCGGGGCGGCGCCGCGCCTGCCGCTTTTTTCCGCCGCCTGGGGCCCGGTGGAGGCCTTCTCCGACCGGAGCGCGGTGGGCATCGCCAACTTTTCCTGCGCGCCGGACGAGACGCTGCGGCGGCTGCCGCTGGTCTTCGCCGTGGAAAAGGAAAAGGGGAAGGATGTCCAGGTCCTCCCCTCCCTGGTTCTGAGCGCCGCGGCCGCCCGGCTCGACGCCGACCTTTCCCAGAGCGAGCTGGTCCCCGGCCGCGCCGTGGTGCTGCGGGACAAGGCGGGGCGGAAGCTGCGCCGTATCCCGGTCGATAGCGAGGGACGGCTTCTCCTGCGCTGGCGCCGCCCCGGGGTGCCGCCCCTGCGCGTCGCCTATGACGATTTCCTCCTCTACGCCGACCAGATGGAGCGCGGCGTGCCCGCCCGCGTCGACCTCCGGCGGCTGGCCCGGCGGCAGGTCTGGATCGGCCTGGCCGATCCCGCCGTCTCCCCGCTGCGCCGCACCGCCGTGGGCGATCTGCCCGCCGCCGCCGCGGGCCTGGCGGCCGCCGGACAGATCGAGCGGGGGGACTTTCTCCTGCCGCTGCCCAGGTGGGCGGCCATCTTCCTTTTTCTGGCCACCGGCACGCTGCTGGCCTACGCGATGGAGCTGCTGGCCCCCTCCCGCGCGCTGACGATGGTGCTGGGGCTGGCGGCGCTCTTGGGCGCGCTGGGGCTGGGAGCGTTCTGGCTCAGCGGCCTCTGCCTGCCGTTGGGGGCGCTGGGCGTGCTGCTCTGCGGCACCTTCGTGGGAAGCCGCGCGGCGCGGCTCTGGGAGGTCGATCCGCCGCACCACCGGCCGGTGGAAATCGCCGCGCTGGAAGAGGAAAACGCGCCGTCGGACGCCTAGGGCCGAAGGCCTAGGAGTAGGTGACGTCCTTGCCCGGCTCCATCTCGTAGTCCCGGCCGTCGGCCCGGTCGACGTTGGGCTCCAGCACCTGGCGCTGGAACTGGATGAAGATGGCGCTGTCCTTCACCAGGCGGAGCTTCTCCATGTTGTCGACGTCGAAGGAGAAGAAGAGGGTCGCCGGGTTCTCCTTGTCGATCCGCTTGCCGACGTGGAGGTTCGTGATCTCCGGGATTTTCAGGAGGCGGATGCGGGTTTCCACCATCATCGACTCGAGCCCCGGGCCGTCGACGCCGGGCTTGGTATGGAGGAGGGAGAGATGGTGGACCATAGGGGTGAAGAGAGGGCCCGAGTGTGGCCGGAGGCGGGGGGGTGTCAAGAACCGGCTGCCGCGCCGAACCGCCGCCAAAGCGCCACCCATTCCGCGACGGAAAGGGCGTCGGGACGGCGATCTTCCGGCACGCCCAGGGTGTTCGAAAGCTTTTTGCGGCGCTGGGAAAAACCCTTCTTCACGAAGGCCAGGAAAGCGGCCCGTTCCCCCTCCGGCAGGTGGGGGGCGGGCAGGAGGTCCAGGACGACGACGGCGGAATCGACCTCCGGCTGGGGATAGAAAACGGAGGGCGGCAGGACGCGGGACAGCCGGGCCGCGTAGGCGCTCTGCACCTGGACGGTGAGGGCGCCGTAAGCCTCCGTCCCCGGCTTGGCGGCCAGGCGCTCCGCGACTTCCTTTTGCAGGGTCAGGACCATCCGCCGGGGCGGCGGAGAGAAGGCCAGGAATCCGGCCAAAAGCGGGCCGGAGATATAGTAAGGCAGGTTGCCGGCGACGAGCTGCGGCGCGGCGGTCTCCGGCAGGAGACGCAGGGCGTCCCCCTCCCGCAAGGTGAAGCCGGGCGCGGCGGCGAAACGCTCCCGCAGGAAGGCGGCCAAGCCGCGGTCGATCTCCAGCGCGGTGACGGGGCAGCCCGCCTCCAGGAGGAGGCCGGTGAGCGCGCCGAGGCCGGGACCGACCTCCAGCACGGTGGAGCCGGCGGGCTGGCCCGCCAGCGCGTCCGCCACCACGGCGCGGGCGGCGTTCTGGTCGTGCAGGAAGTTCTGGCCGAAGCGGGCCAGCGGGCGCATGCCGCGCGCGGCCAGCTCCCGCTTGATCTCCGTGAGCGTCATTTAAAACAAAGGCTGAAGGAGCCCGAAGACCTGGTCGTTCCCGATGAAGCCGCCGAAGCGGTCGGAGAGGAAGCCGCCCGCGCCGAGCCACGCCGGGGCGGGGGTGATCTCCGCCGCGCGGGAGAAGCGGACGGCGGGACCGGGCTGGAGCGGGCTGCCCGCCTTGGAGCAGAGGACGCCTTCCTTTTCCTGCGCGGCCAGCCAGGCGCGGTCCGCCGCGGAGGCGGGCGGGCCGCCCGGGCCGGAAAGCCATTCGGCGGAAAGCGGGCCGGAGGCCAGCGCGGAGCGGGCGGTGTCCAGGGCGCCCAGGCTGTAGTTGCTCACCACCACGACGAGGGAGCCGGTCCCGGCGTAGGCGCGGGCGGCGCCCACGGCGGAGTCGAGCGCGGCGACCTCGCCCAAGGCCAGGTCGGTCCAGTTGTGGCGCGCCGCCGCCTCGATCATCCCCTGGTCGACGACCAGAAAGTAGCCGCCGATGCTGTATTGCAGGCACTTGATGGCCATGCGGGTCATGTCGGTCAAAGTGGGCTGGAGATGGGCCCCCTGGATGAGGGCCGGGAAGCAGAGGGAGCCCGGCGCGAAAAGGCCCAGGAGCTGCCGCGTCCGCCAGCTGGGCAGGTGGTTGAGCTCCCCCGCCTCGTGAACGACGGTGAAGCCCGCGCGGGCGGCGTCAGCCTCCAGGTCGCGCTCGTCGGTGCGGCCCCGGGGGTTGAGGACGTTGGCCCGGCGGAAATACTGGCTGCCGCCGCCCAGGATCACGTCGATGCCGGAGGTGTCGATCAATTCGGCGGCGTTGTGCTGCTCCGTGCCGGCCTGGCCGGCGTTGCGCCCGTAGAAGGCCAGCGGGGTGGGATCGGTCAGCTGGCGGGTGGTGACCAGGCCGGTGGCGCGGCCCGCCCGCTGCGCGGCGTAGATGAGGGTGTTGAGCCGGGTCTGCTCCGCCGTGAGGCCGACGAGGCCGTTGCGCACGCGGCGGCCGGAGGCCAGCGCGGTGGCGGCGGCGGCCTCGTCCGGGATCGGCTGGCCGACGCCCTGCACGTCGACGACGCAGAGCTGGTTCAAGTTGTCCAAGTCGAGCGGCTGGCCGCGCGCGGCGGCCTCCCGCCGGGCCTGGTCCAGCAGGGAGAGGTCGAGGCCGTTGGCGACGAAGAGGATGATCCCGTGCGGTCGCTGGGCGACGAAGGTGCGCACGTAAAACATGCCGAGCGCCGAAAAGACGACCAGGACGAGGAGCGCCAGGAGACCGACCCACCATTTCATAGGAGGGACCAGCGTAGAGCCGCCGGGGGATTAGACAAGTCAGCCCTCTTCGATGAGGACGGGCCGCCCCGCCGCGCGCTCCAGGAGGTCTTTCTTCCTCTCCGCGCCCTGCCGCTCTTCCTTCCACGATCCGGCGACGACGCGCACCCGCAGCGCCCCGGGCTCCAGGACGGCGGAGACCCAGGCCACGCGCCCCTCGTGCGTCCGGTCGAGGGCGTCGGCCACGCGCAGGAGGCCGCCCAAGCGGTCGACCTTGGTCCGCGCCGCCGGGGGCAGGGCCATATAAGCCTCATGCTCCGGGGCAGGCAGCTCCTTGCGGTGATAGCGGGCGATCTGGGCGACGACGGCCACCTCGTCCGCCGTCAGGCCGGGCCAGCTCCGCGCGGCGATGAGGCGGGCCGATTCCAGGTGGTGGCCCCGGCCGCCGGGCTGGGATTTCCCGCTGTCGTGCAAGAGCGCGGCCAGGCGGAGGAGGAGCCGCTCCCGGTCCCCGTAGCCGTGCCAGGAGAGGAGGGAGGAAAAAAGCTGTTCGGCCAGGGCGGCGACCTGGGTGACGTGCTCCGGCTCGCGCTCGTATTCGGCGACGAGGTAGCCCGCCATCCGCTCCGCGTCCGTCATGTGCCGAGGTCCTCCCGCAGCTGCTCGAGGACGCCGTAGCGCAACCCCCGCGTGCTGACGGTGACATGCGGCGCGCCGAGCAGCCGCAGGCTGGCGGCGAAAACCGCCGCGCCGGGCAGGACGATGTCGGCGCGGCCCTGGGGCATGGCGGGAAGCGCCTGGAGGGTCTCCAGGTCCCGCGCGGCCAGGAAGTCGACGAGGGCCTCCAGCCTCTCGCGTGTCAGGCGGTGGCCGTGGATGCGGGAGGCGTCGTATTCCTTCAGGCCCAGGTCGAGCGCCGCCGCGACGTTCAGCGTGCCGCCGGTGCCGACGACTTCGCGCCCCTCCAGGGCGTATTTGGCCAGCACCGGCTCCAGCTGTTGAAGGAGGGTCTGCCGCATAAGCTGGAGGCCCTGCCGGGGCACGGGATATTCGGGCAAAAAGCGCTCGCGCAGGCGGACGGTTCCCAAGGGCAGGCTGGTGCGGCGCAGGACGCCGGAATCGCCGCCCAGGACCCACTCCGCGCTGCCCCCGCCGACGTCGATGCCCATCAGGCGGCGGCTGGGCAGATTCGGGTCGGAGCAGATGCCGCGGTAGATGCCGTCGGCCTCTTCCTCCCCGGAGAGAAGGAGAATGGGATGACCCAGCACCTCGGCGGCGGCTTTCAGGAAACGCTTGCGGTTGCCGCTGTCGCGGACGGCGCTGGTGGCCACCGCGCGGGAGTTCTCCGGCGCGGCGCCGAGCTTGTCGGCCTTGCCCCGCAGCTTGGCCAGGGCCTCGAGCGTCCGCTCGATGGCTTCCTCCTTCAGCTCGCCGCGGACAATGAGGTCTTCCGCCAGCCGGGTGGTCTTGCTCTTTTCCGCCAGGATCTCCGGGGGGCGGCCGGGCCTCACCTCGGCGACGAGGAATTTGACCGAGTTGCTCCCGATGTCGTAGACGGCGCAGCGCATGGAGGACGGGTCCAACGTAGTGGACCCCCGCGCCGGACGCAAGAGCTAGGCCTTCTTCACCGTAAAGGCCAGCTTGCCGTCCTTCGCGTCGACCAGGACGTGGGAGCCGTCCGTGACCTCGCCGGAGAGGAGCTTGCGGGAAAGGGCCGTCTCCAGCTCCCGCTGGATGAGCCGCTTGAGCGGGCGGGCGCCGTAGACGGGGTCGTAGCCTTCCTTCGCCAAATGCTCCTTGGCGGCGGGGGTCAGCTCGATGCGGATGGAGCGCTCCTCCAACCGGCGGCGCAGGAGGCCCAGCTGCAGCTCCACGATGCGGGTAATCTCCGCCAGGGTGAGAGGCTTGAAGAGGACGATCTCGTCGACGCGGTTGAGGAACTCCGGCCGGAAGTGGGCGCGCAGCTCGCCCATGACCTTTTCCCGGGCCTTCTCGGAAATCTCGCCCCCCTTGCCGACGCCCTCGATGAGGTGGGGGCTGCCGATGTTGGAGGTGAGGATGATGAGGGTGTTCTTGAAGTCGACGGTGCGGCCCTGGCTGTCGGTCAGCCGCCCGTCGTCGAGCACCTGGAGGAGGACGTTGAAGACGTCGTGGTGGGCCTTCTCCACCTCGTCGAAGAGGATGACGGTGTAGGGACGGCGGCGGACGGCCTCCGTGAGCTGGCCGCCCTCGTCGTAGCCGACGTAGCCGGGAGGCGCGCCGATGAGGCGGGCCACGGTGTGCTTCTCCATGTACTCGCTCATGTCGATGCGGACGATGCTCTCCTCGCTGTCGAAGAGGGTTTCCGCCAGCGCGCGGGCCAGCTCCGTCTTGCCCACGCCGGTGGGGCCCAGGAAGAGGAAGGAGCCGATGGGCCGCTTGGGGTCCTTCAGGCCGGAGCGGGCGCGGATGACGGCGTCGGCCACGGCGGAGACGGCCTCGTCCTGGCCGATGACGCGCTCGTGGAGGATCTCGTCCAGGCGCAGGAGCTTCTCCCGCTCCCCTTCCAGGAGGCGGGTGACGGGGACGCCCGTCCAGCGGGCGACGACCTCGGCGATCTCGTGCTCCGTCACCTCCTCCCGGATGAGACGGCGGCTGTCCTCCGCCTTGGCGAAGCGTTCCTCCTCCTCCGCGATTTTCTTTTCCAGGTTGGGCAGGGTGCCGTAGCGCAGCTCCGCCACGCGGCTCAGATCGTGGCCGCGCTCCGCCTGTTCCACCTGCTGAAGGACGCGGGCGTGCTCCGCCCGCAGCTCCTGCAGGCCGGTGACGCTCTTCTTCTCGTCCTGCCACTGGGCCTTCAGGGCGTCGCGGTCGGCCTTTAGGTCGCCCAGCTCCTGCTTGAGGGTGGCCAGGCGGGCCTTGGACGCGGCGTCCTTTTCCTTGGCCAGGGCCTGCTGCTCGATCTCCAATTGGAGGACGCGCCGCTCCAGGGTTTCCAATTCCTCCGGCATGCTCTCGATCTCCGTCTTGAGCTTGGCGGCGGCCTCGTCGATCAGGTCGATGGCCTTGTCCGGCAGGAAGCGGTCGGAGATGTAGCGGTGGGAGAGGACGGCGGCGGAGACGAGGGCCCCGTCCTGGATGCGGACGCCGTGGTGGACCTCATACCGCTTGGCCAGGCCGCGCAGGATGGAGATGGTGTCCTCCACGCTGGGCTCGGCGACGAAGACGGGCTGGAAGCGCCGCTCCAAGGCGGCGTCCTTCTCGATGTGCTGGCGGTATTCGTCCAGGGTGGTGGCGCCGATGCAGTGCAGCTCCCCGCGCGCCAGCATGGGCTTGAGCATGTTGCCGGCGTCCATGGCGCCCTCCGCCTTGCCCGCGCCGACCATGGTGTGGATCTCGTCGATGAAGAGGATGACGCGGCCCTCCGCCTTCGTCACCTCCTGCAGGACGGCCTTCAGCCGCTCCTCGAACTCGCCGCGAAACTTGGCCCCCGCGATGAGGGCGCCCAGGTCCAGGGCGATGATCTTCTTTTCCTTCAGGCTCTCCGGAACGTCCCGCGCCACGATGCGCTGGGCCAGCCCCTCGACGATGGCTGTCTTGCCGACGCCCGGCTCGCCGATGAGGACGGGGTTGTTCTTCGTCCGGCGGGAGAGAACCTGGATGGCGCGGCGGATCTCCACGTCCCGCCCGATGACGGGGTCGAGCTTCCCCTGCTCCGCCAGGCGGGTCAGGTCGCGCCCGTATTTTTCCAGGGCCTCGTAGGTGGCCTCCGGGGTGGGGCTGGTGACGCGCTGGTTGCCGCGCACGTCGGTCATCGCCTTGAGGAAGGCGTCCTTCTTGAGCGCCAGGCGGCGGAAGAGGCGGCCCACGCCGGTCGTCTCCGGCTCCTCGAACATGGGCAGCAGGAGGTGCTCGACGCTGGTAAAGTCGTCCTTCAGGCGCTTGGCCTCGTCCTGGGATTTGACCAAAAGCTGGTTGAGCCGCTGGGTGACGTAGCCGCCGCTCGTCTGGCCGGCGCCGGTGACGGCGGGGAGCTTCCGCAATTCCTCGTCGAGCCGGGAGGCCAGCTCGGCGGCGGGGACGCCCGCCCGCTCGAAGAGGCGGGGGGCCAGGCCTCCTTCCTGCGCCAAAAGGGAAGCCAGGAGGTGTTCGACGTCGACCGACGCGTGCTGGTAACGGGAGGCCAGGGATTGCGCCTCGGCCAGGGCGCTTTGGGCCTTCTCGGTAAACTTGTTCGGATCCATGGGGGGTCACTCATTATACGACCGACCGCCGCGCGCCGCAACCGGGGCGGCATTGACTTCCGGCCTTTCCCGGCTTTTCCTATAGGGGCATGACCCTGATGCCGCAGGTCTTACCGCTGGCCGCGGTGAACTCCCTCCCGCTGGACGATTTTCTGGAATTCTTCGGCTCCCTCTACGGCAGCGCGTTGTGGGTGCCGGTCATGGCCTTTGAGCATAGGCCCTTCATGAGCGTCGAGGACCTCGTGCAGACCCTGGGCGAAATCGCCGCCACCGCCCACCCCCGGGCGAAGGAAGAGCTGCTCGGCCTCCAACCCGATTTCCTGAAGGACTCCCCCCGGCGCCCCGCCGCCGAGCGCCGCGCGACCGCCAAGCTGACGCGGGAGGAAATCCGCACGCTGACCAAGCTGCAGCTGGCCTACGCCAAGAAATTCGGCTTCCCGCTGGTCCTGGCCCTCGACGGGCGGGGGCCGGAGGATTGGGAGGCCGCCTCCGCGCGGCTGGAAAACACTCCCGAGCAGGAGGTGACCAACTCCCTGGACGAGATGAACCGCCTGGTCCGCCTCCGCGTGACGGAAAAGGTGACGGCGGCCTAGCCGCAAGCCTCATGAAGCGCGCCCTTTTCCTTCTCCTCTCCGCCGCGCTCCCGGCCCTGGCCGCCGCGGAGACCAAGCCCGCGCCCGCCCCGGCGTCCGCGCCCCGCCACGTCGTCGTCATCGTCTGGGACGGCCTGCGGCCCGACCTGGTCACGGAAGGGACCACGCCCCGCCTCCACAAGCTGGCCATGGAGGGCGCCGTCTTCCCCGACCACCACGCGGTCTACCCCACCTCCACGGAGGTGAACGGCGCGGCCCTCTTCACCGGCGACGAGCCGGACCACACCGGCATCCTGGCCAACAAGGAATACCGCGCCTCCCTCAACGCGGCGATGCCCGTGCGGACGGAGGCCCTCTCCACCGTCCGCCACGGGGACGAGGCGACCGGCAACCGCTACCTGGGCGCGCCGACGCTGCCGGAGCTGCTTCAGCGGGAGGGCTACACCACCGCCGTGGCGGCGACGAAGCCCGTGGCGCTCCTGGCCGACCGCGCCGGGCGCGACGCCGCCTCCCCCTTCCCCGTCCTCTTCCAGGGGGCGACGCTGCCGGAAGCCCTCCTGCCCCACATCGTCGCCGCCTTCGGCGCCTTTCCCGCCCAGATCGCCCACCCGAACGCGGCGCAGGACGCCTGGACCACCCGCGTCCTCACCGAGGGGCTGTGGAAGAGCGGCGTGCCGGACTTCTCCCTCCTCTGGCTCTCCGAGCCCGACTACAGCCAGCACCAATCCTGGCCGGGCTCCAGCGTGGCGGAGCACGCCCTGCGCAGCGACGACGACTGCCTGGGCCGCGTCCTGGACGCCCTGCAGAAACAGGGCGTGGCGGAGCAGACCGACGTGATCGTCGTCTCCGACCATGGCTTCTCCACGGTGAACCGCACCGTCGACCTCAGCGGCGCGCTGAACGGGAGCGGCTTCGAGGCGGTGCGGGAATTCGCCGCCGCGCCGCGCAAGGGGCAGATCCTCGTCGACAGCCTGGGGGGGAGCGCCTTCCTCTACGTCGTGGGGCACGACGCGGCCCTCATCCAGCGGCTGGTGACATTCCTGCAAAAGTCCGACTTCACCGGAGTCCTCTTCACCCGCGCCGGGCTGCCCGGCACCTTTCCGCTGGAAACCGTCCGCCTCAACTCCCCCGGCAACGCCGACCTGCCCGACGTGGTCGTCTCCTTCCGCTGGTCGGCCGACCTGAACCGCTCGGAAATCCCCGGCCTGCTGGTGGCCGACACGGGCCGCAACGTCGCGGAGGGGAGCCACTCCTCCCTGAGCCGCTTCGACCTCCACAACACCCTCATCGCGCGCGGGCCGGACTTCAAGCCGCGCTACGTCGACACGCTGCCCACCGGCAACATCGACCTGGCGCCGACGCTGGCCTCCCTCTTCCGCCTGCGGCAGGCGCCGCCCATGGACGGCCGCGTGCTGGCGGAGGCGCTGGCCGTGCCCCCGGCCGACGTGCCCGTGCCGAAGCTGGAGCAGTCCAAGCTCACCGCCTCCGCGCCGATGGGCCGGGGCATCTGGAGCCAATACCTGGTCCTGAAAAAGGCGGGGACGAGCATCTACCTCGACGAGGGCAACGGCGAGAGCCGCTAGGCGGGGTTAGACAGGATTTGGCACGTATTCCCCGCCGCGGCACCGCTGCAGGTAGCGGAGGCCGTGGACCTGGCCGGTCATCTCCAGCTCGTCCTTGTAAACGGGATCGTGCCAGCCCTCGATGTCGATGCTGCCGCGGAAGCCGGCCTGGCGCAGGATGGTGATGACGTCGCTCCAGTTCGTGTCGCCGAAGCCCGGCGTGCGGTGCCAGACGTAGGGCTTGCCGCCCCGGATGCCGTAGGCGCGCACGACGTCCCAGGCGATCGTCGCGTCCTTCCCGTGGACGTGATGGACCTTCCCCACCCACCTCCGCAGCTGCGGGAGCGGATCGATCAGGGAAACCATCTGGTGGCAGGGCTCCCACTGGAGGCCCAGGGCGGCGCTGGGCACCGCGTCGAACATCATTTCCCAGGCGGAGGGGGCGTGGGCGATGTTCAGCTTCGGCCCGTGCCACCAGCCGCCCATGTCGCAATTCTCGAAGGCGATGCGCGCGCCGCGGTCCTCCGCCCGCTTGGCCAGGTCGGTCCAGACCTCCTTGAAGCGGGGGATCGACTCCGGCACGGGCTTCCCCTCCACCGCTCCGGTAAAGCCGACGGCC
This window contains:
- a CDS encoding sugar phosphate isomerase/epimerase encodes the protein MAHNPQLDIRIGTLVSGAKDPAGYIRQILPHGFESFSLTFSDRIEADLEKTAKEVRAVLGDRAVISSVGLYGNPLEREETARDFARLLDNLHHFGCDVAVGFTGAVEGKPVPESIPRFKEVWTDLAKRAEDRGARIAFENCDMGGWWHGPKLNIAHAPSAWEMMFDAVPSAALGLQWEPCHQMVSLIDPLPQLRRWVGKVHHVHGKDATIAWDVVRAYGIRGGKPYVWHRTPGFGDTNWSDVITILRQAGFRGSIDIEGWHDPVYKDELEMTGQVHGLRYLQRCRGGEYVPNPV